A region of Sugiyamaella lignohabitans strain CBS 10342 chromosome A, complete sequence DNA encodes the following proteins:
- the ATG22 gene encoding Atg22p (Vacuolar integral membrane protein required for efflux of amino acids; required for efflux of amino acids during autophagic body breakdown in the vacuole; null mutation causes a gradual loss of viability during starvation; GO_component: GO:0071627 - integral component of fungal-type vacuolar membrane [Evidence IDA] [PMID 17021250]; GO_component: GO:0016021 - integral component of membrane [Evidence IEA]; GO_component: GO:0016021 - integral component of membrane [Evidence ISM] [PMID 12192589]; GO_component: GO:0016020 - membrane [Evidence IEA]; GO_component: GO:0005774 - vacuolar membrane [Evidence IEA]; GO_component: GO:0005773 - vacuole [Evidence IEA]; GO_function: GO:0003674 - molecular_function [Evidence ND]; GO_process: GO:0032974 - amino acid transmembrane export from vacuole [Evidence IMP] [PMID 17021250]; GO_process: GO:0006865 - amino acid transport [Evidence IEA]; GO_process: GO:0006914 - autophagy [Evidence IEA]; GO_process: GO:0006810 - transport [Evidence IEA]) — MSSKDLLGWFSYSWACEPFIVSAVGTYVPILLEQFARENGVWVKDRLTPCMDIPGDGGDISPAPGPKLPPGSGSGSNGPQKCVVPFFGVYIDTSSLALYTFSLSVLVQTIVVISMSGAADRGNFRKKLLIGFAVAGALITCGFLVVTPKHYYVAALLAIFSNSAFGAVSVCGNAFLPILVNEILARRDHKYNTGTDGPTAPTRNPASTLSEGEIQTPNDESHPEESEIPTRIFDDSQETTPLAPSGSPDDIELLTSLTKERANLSNQISGRGVAIGYFAALLVQIGTMILILTLTAKTSNQNAADTARNTLPIQVAIFIVGLWWLIFQIPVALYLPSPSVKQLHHRLRHQRSNASSIRIPGLRASEGTHLNSYYDIALDHLLSCYEYIAYGWHTLYATFKEARQMRDVATFLLGWFVVSDAATTINSAAVLFARAELQMSAPSLAVIGVLTVFSGMFGATVGPKLKGPSGNPINAIVFVILIASVIPLYGIIGFFSKSIGLRHPWEMYVLAAWYGFALGGLNATCRSVFSLLIPKGKETTFFSLFSVTDKGSSIIGPAITGLITDKTHNIRYTFYFLYVMMLLSAAIFYFLLDLDRGRKEAQYLEHVGDEDDELPDEVSQA, encoded by the coding sequence ATGTCGTCGAAAGATTTGCTTGGATGGTTCAGCTACTCTTGGGCATGTGAACCATTTATCGTGTCTGCAGTAGGCACCTACGTTCCAATTCTTTTGGAACAATTCGCAAGAGAGAATGGTGTTTGGGTTAAAGACCGTCTGACCCCCTGTATGGATATACCGGGAGATGGTGGCGACATCAGTCCCGCTCCCGGCCCGAAACTCCCGCCAGGAAGTGGTAGTGGAAGCAACGGACCGCAAAAATGCGTCGTCCCTTTCTTTGGGGTTTATATTGACACTTCAAGTTTGGCACTATATACATTTTCACTTTCAGTTTTGGTACAGACAATTGTAGTTATTTCTATGAGCGGAGCAGCCGACAGAGGAAACTTCAGGAAAAAGCTATTAATAGGCTTTGCAGTAGCTGGCGCGTTAATAACGTGTGGGTTCTTAGTTGTTACTCCTAAACATTATTATGTGGCAGCGTTGCTAGCTATTTTTTCGAATTCAGCTTTTGGAGCGGTGTCGGTGTGTGGCAATGCATTTTTACCAATTCTCGTAAACGAGATTCTTGCTCGCAGAGatcataaatataatacCGGAACTGATGGTCCGACAGCACCAACTCGTAATCCTGCCAGTACTCTTTCTGAGGGCGAAATTCAAACGCCAAATGACGAATCACACCCAGAAGAGTCAGAGATTCCTACTCGTATCTTCGATGATTCACAAGAAACGACTCCTCTAGCTCCTTCAGGTAGCCCAGATGATATTGAACTGTTGACATCATTAACAAAAGAACGTGCGAACCTTTCCAATCAAATTAGTGGACGCGGAGTAGCCATTGGCTACTTTGCTGCCTTGCTGGTTCAGATCGGAACtatgattctgattctcaCACTCACTGCTAAAACTTCTAATCAGAATGCAGCCGATACAGCACGAAATACCTTGCCGATTCAAGTGGCCATATTTATTGTGGGCTTATGGTGGTTAATATTTCAAATTCCTGTCGCGTTATATCTCCCTTCCCCGTCAGTCAAACAATTGCATCACAGACTGAGGCACCAAAGGAGTAAtgccagcagcatccgCATACCTGGCCTTCGTGCTTCGGAAGGCACCCATCTCAATAGCTACTATGACATTGCATTGGATCACTTACTTTCATGTTATGAATATATAGCATATGGATGGCACACTTTATACGCTACTTTCAAAGAGGCCCGTCAAATGCGAGATGTAGCCACCTTCCTTCTTGGTTGGTTTGTGGTATCTGATGCTGCCACTACTATcaactcagcagcagtattGTTTGCTCGTGCCGAATTGCAAATGTCAGCTCCCTCATTGGCTGTTATAGGTGTTTTGACGGTCTTCTCTGGTATGTTTGGAGCCACGGTTGGTCCTAAACTCAAGGGACCAAGTGGAAACCCCATCAATGCAATTGTATTTGTGATACTTATTGCATCTGTTATTCCTTTGTATGGAATCATTGGTTTCTTTTCGAAATCGATTGGTCTTCGACATCCTTGGGAGATGTACGTTCTTGCCGCTTGGTATGGATTTGCTCTTGGTGGCCTCAATGCTACTTGTAGAAGTGTCTTCTCGCTTCTCATACCCAAAGGCAAAGAAACTACATTCTTCTCGCTTTTCTCTGTCACTGACAAGGGCTCGTCAATTATTGGTCCTGCCATAACTGGACTAATTACTGACAAAACTCATAATATCCGTTACactttttatttcctaTATGTCATGATGCTACTGTCAGCGGCCATATTCTACTTCCTCCTCGACCTGGACCGTGGCCGCAAAGAGGCCCAATATCTGGAACatgttggtgatgaagacgatgaactACCTGATGAAGTGAGTCAGGCTTAA
- the SRO9 gene encoding Sro9p (Cytoplasmic RNA-binding protein; shuttles between nucleus and cytoplasm and is exported from the nucleus in an mRNA export-dependent manner; associates with translating ribosomes; involved in heme regulation of Hap1p as a component of the HMC complex, also involved in the organization of actin filaments; contains a La motif; SRO9 has a paralog, SLF1, that arose from the whole genome duplication; GO_component: GO:0005737 - cytoplasm [Evidence IEA,IEA]; GO_component: GO:0010494 - cytoplasmic stress granule [Evidence IDA] [PMID 23222640]; GO_component: GO:0005844 - polysome [Evidence IDA] [PMID 10564276]; GO_function: GO:0003723 - RNA binding [Evidence IEA]; GO_function: GO:0003723 - RNA binding [Evidence IDA] [PMID 10564276]; GO_function: GO:0003729 - mRNA binding [Evidence IDA] [PMID 23222640]; GO_process: GO:0002181 - cytoplasmic translation [Evidence IPI] [PMID 10564276]), with the protein MYGQQMFPSHPPASQYDVALGLIIAQIEYYLSVENLCKDMYLRRQMNSDGLVPLSVLANFNRVKALTNGDYNFFFEAASWAPSAQVIGDRIRPRIGWETWVLPVNDRLPGGLEELPRFQPIVQEEEQAPKFNAAAAVPFVPKSKSNSTSGSPANESSSN; encoded by the coding sequence ATGTACGGCCAGCAGATGTTCCCTAGTCATCCCCCTGCTTCGCAGTATGACGTTGCTCTTGGTCTTATCATTGCTCAAATCGAGTATTATTTGAGCGTCGAGAACTTGTGCAAGGATATGTACCTTCGTAGACAGATGAACTCTGATGGTCTAGTACCACTATCAGTTCTGGCTAATTTCAACAGAGTAAAGGCTCTGACCAATGGTGATTATAACTTCTTTTTCGAGGCTGCCAGCTGGGCTCCATCTGCTCAAGTCATTGGCGATAGAATCAGACCCAGAATTGGTTGGGAGACCTGGGTGCTACCTGTCAATGACAGACTCCCTGGTGGTTTAGAGGAACTGCCTCGATTCCAACCCATAGTTCAAGAGGAAGAGCAGGCTCCCAAGTTCAAcgcagcagctgctgtccCCTTTGTTCCTAAGAGCAAATCCAACTCGACATCTGGCAGTCCAGCTAACGAAAGTTCCTCGAACTAA
- the GAL10 gene encoding bifunctional UDP-glucose 4-epimerase/aldose 1-epimerase (UDP-glucose-4-epimerase; catalyzes the interconversion of UDP-galactose and UDP-D-glucose in galactose metabolism; also catalyzes the conversion of alpha-D-glucose or alpha-D-galactose to their beta-anomers; GO_component: GO:0005829 - cytosol [Evidence IDA] [PMID 14764091]; GO_function: GO:0003978 - UDP-glucose 4-epimerase activity [Evidence IEA,IEA]; GO_function: GO:0003978 - UDP-glucose 4-epimerase activity [Evidence IMP] [PMID 14158615]; GO_function: GO:0003978 - UDP-glucose 4-epimerase activity [Evidence IDA] [PMID 14764091]; GO_function: GO:0004034 - aldose 1-epimerase activity [Evidence IEA]; GO_function: GO:0004034 - aldose 1-epimerase activity [Evidence IDA] [PMID 14764091]; GO_function: GO:0030246 - carbohydrate binding [Evidence IEA]; GO_function: GO:0003824 - catalytic activity [Evidence IEA,IEA]; GO_function: GO:0050662 - coenzyme binding [Evidence IEA]; GO_function: GO:0016853 - isomerase activity [Evidence IEA,IEA]; GO_process: GO:0005975 - carbohydrate metabolic process [Evidence IEA,IEA]; GO_process: GO:0044237 - cellular metabolic process [Evidence IEA]; GO_process: GO:0033499 - galactose catabolic process via UDP-galactose [Evidence IMP] [PMID 14158615]; GO_process: GO:0033499 - galactose catabolic process via UDP-galactose [Evidence IDA] [PMID 14764091]; GO_process: GO:0006012 - galactose metabolic process [Evidence IEA,IEA,IEA]; GO_process: GO:0019318 - hexose metabolic process [Evidence IEA]; GO_process: GO:0008152 - metabolic process [Evidence IEA]), whose product MTSTHHNTAASITSFKTVDGKETALKFDNLENYKKPNYSFLGATIGRYANRIYGGGIEVLGKKYPLEINNPAAAATLHGGAKGWDKEDWEGPVVSKVTENGVEKTKTVYSLVSPHLDQGFPGKVNAKTIYTSYVIGEKAYLELEYEAELAEDTPVDETVISLTNHNFFNPALKDDTYEGTEIKVFSNQYIVHDAKTFAPTGAIEDFPLIPKDLPFITLKKEGPFIDHCFVVQPQQEFTKLDTRDKTPSLHVHFHHPETKVNVQVLSTEPVFQVYTGDYMNIPKWEGESRAFPTRCGLACEPARFTNAANRPEWRPWVTLKKGDKYGSKIVYVNWVGEKDA is encoded by the coding sequence ATGACTTCCACTCACCACAacactgctgcttctatcACCTCTTTCAAGACTGTCGACGGTAAGGAGACTGCCTTGAAGTTTGACAACCTTGAGAACTACAAGAAACCCAATTACTCATTCTTGGGTGCTACCATTGGAAGATACGCCAATCGTATTTACGGAGGTGGAATTGAGGTTCTTGGTAAGAAATATCCtcttgaaatcaacaaccctgccgctgctgccactcTCCATGGTGGTGCTAAAGGTTGGGACAAAGAAGACTGGGAGGGTCCTGTTGTTTCAAAGGTCACTGAGAATGGTGTTGAGAAGACCAAGACCGTCTACTCTCTCGTCTCCCCACACCTTGACCAAGGCTTCCCTGGTAAGGTCAATGCCAAGACTATCTATACCAGTTATGTCATTGGTGAGAAGGCATACTTAGAATTAGAGTACGAGGCTGAATTGGCTGAAGACACTCCTGTTGATGAAACTGTTATTTCTTTGACCAACCACAATTTCTTTAACCCTGCTTTGAAGGACGACACTTATGAGGGAACTGAAATCAAGGTCTTCTCTAACCAATACATTGTTCATGACGCCAAGACCTTTGCTCCTACGGGTGCTATCGAGGACTTCCCTCTCATCCCCAAGGATTTGCCTTTCATCACTCTCAAGAAGGAGGGTCCTTTCATTGACCACtgttttgttgttcaaCCTCAACAAGAATTCACTAAGCTCGATACTCGTGACAAGACTCCTTCTCTCCACGTCCACTTCCACCACCCTGAGACCAAGGTCAATGTTCAAGTTCTTTCCACTGAGCCTGTTTTCCAAGTTTACACTGGTGATTACATGAACATTCCTAAGTGGGAGGGTGAGTCTAGAGCTTTCCCTACCAGATGTGGTCTTGCTTGTGAGCCTGCAAGATTCACCAATGCTGCTAACCGTCCTGAATGGAGACCTTGGGTTACTCTCAAGAAGGGTGACAAATATGGTTCTAAGATCGTCTATGTCAACTGGGTTGGTGAGAAGGACGCTTAA
- the GEF1 gene encoding Gef1p (Voltage-gated chloride channel; localized to the golgi, the endosomal system, and plasma membrane; involved in cation homeostasis; highly homologous to vertebrate voltage-gated chloride channels; modulates TBSV model (+) RNA virus replication by regulating copper metabolism; GO_component: GO:0005794 - Golgi apparatus [Evidence IEA]; GO_component: GO:0005794 - Golgi apparatus [Evidence IDA] [PMID 15710404]; GO_component: GO:0005797 - Golgi medial cisterna [Evidence IDA] [PMID 9614122]; GO_component: GO:0000139 - Golgi membrane [Evidence IEA]; GO_component: GO:0034707 - chloride channel complex [Evidence IEA]; GO_component: GO:0005783 - endoplasmic reticulum [Evidence IEA]; GO_component: GO:0005783 - endoplasmic reticulum [Evidence IDA] [PMID 17662057]; GO_component: GO:0005789 - endoplasmic reticulum membrane [Evidence IEA]; GO_component: GO:0005768 - endosome [Evidence IEA]; GO_component: GO:0005768 - endosome [Evidence IDA] [PMID 15710404]; GO_component: GO:0010008 - endosome membrane [Evidence IEA]; GO_component: GO:0000324 - fungal-type vacuole [Evidence IDA] [PMID 17662057]; GO_component: GO:0016021 - integral component of membrane [Evidence IEA]; GO_component: GO:0016021 - integral component of membrane [Evidence ISM] [PMID 12192589]; GO_component: GO:0016020 - membrane [Evidence IEA,IEA]; GO_component: GO:0005886 - plasma membrane [Evidence IEA,IEA]; GO_component: GO:0005886 - plasma membrane [Evidence IDA] [PMID 17662057]; GO_component: GO:0005774 - vacuolar membrane [Evidence IEA]; GO_component: GO:0005773 - vacuole [Evidence IEA]; GO_function: GO:0030554 - adenyl nucleotide binding [Evidence IEA]; GO_function: GO:0005254 - chloride channel activity [Evidence IEA]; GO_function: GO:0005216 - ion channel activity [Evidence IEA]; GO_function: GO:0005247 - voltage-gated chloride channel activity [Evidence IEA]; GO_function: GO:0005247 - voltage-gated chloride channel activity [Evidence IDA] [PMID 12074596]; GO_process: GO:0006878 - cellular copper ion homeostasis [Evidence IMP] [PMID 9520490]; GO_process: GO:0006878 - cellular copper ion homeostasis [Evidence IMP] [PMID 9614122]; GO_process: GO:0006879 - cellular iron ion homeostasis [Evidence IMP] [PMID 9520490]; GO_process: GO:1902476 - chloride transmembrane transport [Evidence IEA]; GO_process: GO:0006821 - chloride transport [Evidence IEA,IEA]; GO_process: GO:0034220 - ion transmembrane transport [Evidence IEA]; GO_process: GO:0006811 - ion transport [Evidence IEA]; GO_process: GO:0044070 - regulation of anion transport [Evidence IEA]; GO_process: GO:0055085 - transmembrane transport [Evidence IEA]; GO_process: GO:0006810 - transport [Evidence IEA]), which produces MSIPLGQPQALSNWKSGLKLIYNTSKLWLVLIWTGVLVGVLAAGIDIVSQWLGSLKFGRCETAFYLSESFCCWGGNTFASDTCDLWIPWAPRSYALRYLVYACLTVLFAVIASVLVSEYAVTARLSGIPELKMIIDGASKPGFLSARTLLIKTLGLCLIVGSGLWAGKEGPLVHVASCCAYLTMTALFPPGSEADEEKYHDSSFRQVSTGISTGTGADNGETINRRSESSADLEFDMNIDSEGEMSTRPGSNPRTSDDSVLTPPSSSSRGSGVKRLREILPAASAAGISVAFGAPIGGVLFSLEAISCYYSNDSRILWHSFVCAMVAAVSLQYMNPFRTGKLVLFQVVYDRIWHRFELLPFAFIGVLGGLYGAAVIKLNMRFAIWRNEWPLLSTIPPAVEVASVALITGIISYPVFYMRLQPSLLLSYLFQECSPSMPGHLCDVNYWFSTFLLLVFSAVVGLVLTAYTFGINIPAGTLMPSMVVGALGGRSVGLLMQAWQAKNPDLFLFSTCPPNDGSGGVCITPGVYAVVGAAAALTGVTRLTVSSVVILFELTGALTYVLPIMSGVMVSKWVAEAFERKGIYEAWITNHWNYPLLDNSRNIPIPDVPASNYMVGMDELPVIVVNQRPNVQAMYELLSSTPTLNGYTALTTLPSFPIIDNLQQRNILGLIAREDLEEAIKGYGSTDLTQCYFVDVVPEHPGGLLPSGLDLRPLVDRFPSRLSYRAQVLLAVKMFQELGLNCLLLTNRGKLFGAITKRQIWRLLSISEYEILSQPRRRSSTRQSIPQSSESSPYHSGEDRGLLEGNSFTL; this is translated from the coding sequence ATGAGCATACCGTTAGGCCAGCCACAGGCCCTATCCAATTGGAAATCTGGCCTGAAGTTAATATACAATACCAGCAAATTATGGCTTGTTCTGATATGGACTGGTGTGCTTGTTGGTGTTCTTGCAGCCGgaattgatattgtttcACAATGGTTAGGATCCTTGAAGTTTGGAAGATGTGAAACGGCATTCTATCTTAGTGAATCATTTTGCTGTTGGGGTGGCAATACCTTTGCCAGCGATACATGTGACTTATGGATCCCATGGGCTCCAAGGAGTTATGCTCTGCGATATCTGGTTTATGCTTGTTTAACGGTATTGTTTGCAGTTATCGCCAGTGTCCTGGTTAGTGAATATGCTGTCACTGCTCGTCTAAGTGGCATTCCTGAGCTTAAAATGATCATAGATGGCGCTTCCAAGCCAGGATTTTTATCTGCCAGAACACTTTTAATAAAGACATTGGGACTGTGTTTAATTGTAGGTTCCGGTCTATGGGCTGGTAAGGAGGGGCCATTAGTACATGTGGCATCATGCTGTGCGTATCTGACCATGACAGCCTTGTTTCCACCGGGTAGCgaagctgatgaagaaaagtACCATGATAGCAGTTTTAGACAAGTATCTACTGGAATTTCTACAGGTACTGGTGCGGATAATGGTGAAACTATTAACCGTAGGTCTGAATCAAGTGCTGACCTTGAGTTTGATATGAACATTGATTCTGAAGGGGAAATGAGTACTAGACCTGGCTCGAATCCCCGAACAAGTGATGACTCTGTTCTCACGCCACCTTCGTCTAGTTCGAGAGGATCCGGTGTTAAGAGACTTCGAGAAATTCTTCCTGCTGCATCTGCAGCAGGTATTTCAGTAGCATTTGGTGCCCCAATTGGTGGTGTCTTATTTTCACTTGAAGCTATATCCTGCTACTACTCAAACGATTCTCGAATCCTTTGGCACAGCTTTGTATGTGCCATGGTTGCAGCAGTGTCTCTTCAATATATGAATCCGTTCAGAACTGGCAAATTGGTTCTGTTCCAAGTTGTTTATGATAGGATCTGGCACAGATTTGAGCTCTTACCATTTGCATTTATTGGTGTATTGGGTGGTCTTTATGGAGCTGCTGTGATTAAACTTAATATGAGGTTTGCAATTTGGCGAAATGAATGGCCATTGTTATCGACTATTCCACCTGCTGTCGAAGTAGCATCTGTTGCGCTTATTACGGGCATTATTTCTTATCCAGTTTTCTATATGAGATTACAACCCTCATTACTTCTgtcttatttatttcaagaaTGTTCTCCAAGCATGCCTGGACACTTGTGTGATGTCAATTATTGGTTTAGtacatttttattgttgGTTTTTTCCGCAGTGGTGGGTCTGGTGCTAACGGCATACACATTTGGCATCAATATACCTGCTGGTACATTGATGCCGTCAATGGTAGTGGGAGCACTCGGTGGTCGTTCCGTTGGACTTCTCATGCAAGCATGGCAAGCCAAAAATCCTGATCTGTTTCTATTCTCGACCTGTCCTCCAAATGATGGAAGTGGTGGTGTATGCATAACACCAGGTGTgtatgctgttgttggagCTGCCGCTGCATTGACAGGCGTCACTCGTTTGACTGTTTCTTCTGTGGTCATTTTATTTGAACTTACAGGAGCTTTAACTTATGTTTTGCCTATAATGTCTGGTGTTATGGTGTCCAAATGGGTCGCAGAGGCATTCGAACGCAAGGGGATTTATGAGGCATGGATTACGAACCATTGGAACTACCCTTTATTAGATAACAGCCGCAATATTCCGATCCCTGATGTTCCAGCGTCCAATTATATGGTCGGCATGGATGAACTGCCTGTTATTGTTGTAAATCAACGGCCCAATGTTCAGGCAATGTATGAACTGTTATCTTCTACACCGACCTTGAATGGCTATACCGCACTAACTACTCTACCATCTTTCCCCATAATCGATAACCTTCAACAGCGAAATATTCTGGGTCTCATTGCGAGAGAAGACCTGGAGGAAGCAATAAAGGGATATGGCTCAACTGACTTGACACAATGCTACTTCGTAGACGTGGTACCAGAACACCCAGGGGGTCTATTACCATCTGGTCTAGATTTACGTCCTCTGGTGGACCGGTTCCCCTCACGTCTATCTTACAGAGCACAAGTACTGCTTGCTGTGAAAATGTTCCAAGAGCTTGGTCTTAATTGTCTCCTGTTGACAAATCGTGGTAAGCTCTTTGGAGCAATCACAAAACGGCAGATCTGGAGACTCTTGTCAATCTCGGAATATGAGATCCTGTCACAGCCGAGACGCAGGTCGTCCACCAGGCAATCCATTCCTCAGTCTTCTGAGAGCTCGCCATACCATAGTGGTGAAGACAGAGGTCTGCTAGAGGGGAATAGCTTTACACTATAG